A window from Malacoplasma iowae encodes these proteins:
- a CDS encoding acetate kinase, with the protein MNKNILVVNAGSSSIKFRIYDVDMNEIASALCERIGVDGYFKLSLTNGENFEENANFANHDLAIDYFIKKIIELNVVDSLESICGIGHRVVQGGEVTSSVLIDEAQLQNIYNNIKLAPLHNKPEYDVISLLMEKIPAAKNVAVFDTSFHTSIPKVNNYYAVPKKWLESLPIKRYGFHGTSYRYILEKMKEVLNTDKPLNLIVCHLGNGASICCIKNDKSYDTTMGLTPLAGLVMGTRSGDIDTSICQFVSENLNLSINEICNELNKESGLKAICGSSDFRDIASNAVDGNDYDFARDIFVQKVANYVAQYANHLEGNIDAIVFTGGIGENSFDVRQRICDRLGLLKIYIDREKNLEKYSDYKKINNLISRVKVYAVRTNEELKIAQDTKKLSGI; encoded by the coding sequence ATGAATAAAAATATTTTAGTTGTTAATGCTGGATCAAGTTCTATTAAATTTAGAATTTATGATGTTGACATGAATGAAATTGCGTCTGCTTTATGTGAGAGAATAGGAGTTGACGGTTATTTTAAATTATCATTGACTAATGGTGAAAATTTTGAAGAAAACGCAAACTTTGCAAATCATGATCTTGCGATTGATTATTTTATTAAAAAGATAATTGAATTAAATGTTGTTGATTCACTTGAAAGTATTTGTGGAATAGGTCATAGAGTTGTACAAGGTGGAGAAGTAACAAGTTCTGTTTTAATTGATGAAGCACAACTACAAAACATATATAACAATATAAAATTAGCACCTTTACATAATAAACCTGAATATGATGTTATTTCGTTATTGATGGAAAAAATTCCTGCTGCTAAAAATGTTGCAGTTTTTGATACATCTTTCCATACATCAATTCCAAAGGTAAACAATTATTATGCTGTACCAAAAAAATGACTTGAATCTTTACCAATAAAAAGATATGGTTTTCACGGAACTTCATATAGATATATTTTAGAAAAAATGAAAGAAGTTCTAAATACTGATAAACCATTAAATTTAATTGTTTGTCACTTAGGTAATGGAGCTAGTATTTGTTGTATTAAAAATGATAAATCATATGACACAACAATGGGATTAACGCCATTAGCTGGATTAGTTATGGGTACAAGAAGTGGTGATATTGATACATCAATTTGTCAGTTTGTTTCTGAAAACTTAAATTTATCTATCAATGAAATATGTAATGAATTAAATAAAGAATCAGGTCTAAAAGCTATTTGTGGTAGTTCAGACTTTAGAGATATAGCATCAAATGCTGTTGATGGAAATGATTATGATTTTGCAAGAGATATTTTTGTTCAAAAAGTTGCAAACTATGTTGCTCAATATGCAAATCATTTAGAAGGTAATATTGATGCAATAGTATTTACTGGTGGTATTGGTGAAAATTCTTTTGATGTTAGACAAAGAATATGTGATAGATTAGGCTTATTAAAAATTTATATTGACAGAGAAAAGAATCTTGAAAAATATAGCGACTATAAAAAAATTAATAACTTAATTTCTAGAGTTAAAGTTTATGCAGTTAGAACTAATGAAGAATTAAAGATTGCACAAGACACTAAAAAACTTTCTGGAATATAA
- a CDS encoding ABC transporter ATP-binding protein has translation MSTNSKENNNEQKKIKELKKSLNLLKENNIIDTKLYEELNNKISTSNNEKLIELNDKEITDLNSKTLVQVINLSKKYNKKSNNVIDNLNFEIKSGEFHAFIGANGAGKTTTIKAIVGAYAKFDGKIIIDGFPNYTSIAKERIGYIAEKAVFPKNLNTLEYLATMAILSGISKKEAFKLAENKLKELNMENLYKKNPNNFSSGQKKKVLLAQALINNPKILIMDEPAANLDPIARIELFDLLKQLQSKGVSIFISSHILAELDKYADHVTILDGGKIVYTGKINHDVNLESLYLKFVKKGSIDNPIKIKN, from the coding sequence ATGAGCACTAATTCAAAAGAAAATAACAATGAGCAAAAGAAAATTAAAGAATTAAAAAAGTCCTTAAATTTATTAAAAGAAAATAATATTATAGATACAAAACTTTATGAAGAATTAAACAATAAAATTAGCACATCAAATAATGAAAAATTAATAGAGTTAAATGATAAAGAAATTACAGATTTGAATTCAAAAACATTAGTTCAAGTTATAAACTTATCTAAAAAATACAATAAAAAAAGTAATAATGTTATTGATAATTTAAACTTTGAAATAAAAAGTGGTGAGTTTCATGCTTTTATTGGTGCTAATGGCGCTGGTAAAACAACAACAATAAAAGCAATAGTTGGAGCATATGCTAAGTTTGATGGAAAAATAATAATAGATGGTTTTCCAAATTACACTTCCATTGCAAAAGAAAGAATAGGTTATATTGCAGAAAAAGCTGTTTTTCCAAAAAATTTGAATACTTTAGAATATTTAGCAACAATGGCTATATTAAGTGGAATATCTAAAAAAGAAGCTTTTAAATTAGCAGAGAATAAATTAAAAGAATTAAACATGGAAAATTTATATAAGAAAAATCCTAATAATTTTTCAAGTGGACAAAAGAAAAAGGTTTTATTGGCACAAGCTTTGATAAATAATCCCAAAATATTAATCATGGATGAACCTGCAGCTAATTTAGATCCAATTGCTAGAATAGAACTTTTTGATTTGTTAAAACAGCTACAAAGTAAAGGCGTAAGTATATTTATTTCCTCTCATATATTAGCTGAACTTGATAAATATGCTGATCATGTAACAATTTTGGACGGTGGAAAAATTGTTTATACAGGCAAAATAAATCATGATGTAAATTTAGAATCATTATATTTAAAATTTGTAAAAAAAGGTTCCATTGATAATCCAATTAAGATCAAAAATTAA
- a CDS encoding DUF31 family putative serine protease, with product MKFNILCKICSVPLLFGSTFVFTSCFYGNYVIENYSSFDSPEIFDYKKNSEHLKYISERSFSLRFKTRSSNGESFVNGTSWIISKDKRANHVYYLATNLHVAAIVNNSGKSFKRALFDKNNNTIKVSNDKEATLVGMDVGIIWDRNLTPGTSLATQTQDTKLKYIENINNTYYNSNFNVSPALIPNQDFSVVYSANTTFKSFDVLDPTKTRYDSSYVLNPTSDFAVLRVDFSKFYNQPYNYKYSSLLANMLSNYNYSPTKIADTVVEGEKLYIGGFPADTHQDNGSYIPRWSGIEIDSGWKIKEGHKNYYPLSNLPHHGYKNYRPSDLPEINFIGVGKDDINNPDKNEFNENIYYSQKNVAVQGCVKNINLLGGSSGSMVINSKNEVVGIYWGGYQTIYNFNGTFDFINVNQNVLDIIKKNNNGITINQWEYKYNLYEEFKKSVGII from the coding sequence ATGAAATTTAATATTCTATGCAAAATATGTTCTGTTCCTTTATTGTTTGGTAGTACTTTTGTATTCACATCATGTTTTTATGGAAACTATGTAATTGAAAATTATTCAAGTTTTGATTCTCCAGAAATTTTTGATTATAAAAAAAATTCTGAACATTTAAAGTATATTAGTGAAAGAAGTTTTTCTTTGCGTTTTAAAACAAGAAGCAGCAATGGTGAATCTTTTGTAAATGGAACATCATGAATAATTTCAAAAGATAAAAGAGCTAATCATGTTTATTACTTGGCAACTAATTTGCATGTTGCAGCAATTGTTAACAATAGTGGTAAAAGTTTTAAAAGAGCATTATTTGATAAAAATAATAACACTATTAAAGTTTCAAATGACAAAGAGGCCACTCTTGTTGGAATGGATGTTGGTATTATTTGGGATAGAAACTTAACACCTGGAACATCACTAGCTACGCAAACTCAAGATACAAAACTTAAATATATAGAAAATATTAATAATACATATTACAATTCAAACTTTAATGTTAGTCCTGCATTAATCCCAAATCAAGATTTTTCAGTTGTTTATTCAGCAAACACAACATTTAAAAGTTTTGATGTTTTAGACCCAACAAAAACTCGATATGATAGTAGTTATGTTTTGAATCCAACATCTGATTTTGCAGTTTTAAGAGTTGATTTTTCAAAGTTTTATAACCAACCATATAACTATAAATATTCAAGTTTATTAGCAAACATGTTATCAAATTACAATTACTCACCAACAAAAATCGCTGATACAGTTGTTGAAGGAGAAAAACTTTACATTGGGGGTTTTCCAGCGGACACACATCAAGATAATGGTTCATATATACCAAGATGAAGCGGAATTGAAATAGATTCTGGATGAAAAATAAAAGAAGGTCATAAAAATTATTATCCTTTATCTAATCTTCCACATCATGGTTACAAAAATTATAGACCAAGTGATTTACCAGAAATTAATTTTATAGGTGTTGGTAAAGATGATATAAACAATCCAGATAAAAATGAGTTTAATGAAAATATTTATTATTCACAAAAGAATGTTGCAGTTCAAGGTTGTGTAAAAAATATTAATTTATTAGGTGGAAGTTCTGGATCTATGGTTATCAATTCTAAAAATGAAGTTGTTGGTATTTATTGAGGTGGTTATCAAACAATTTATAATTTCAATGGAACATTCGATTTTATTAATGTAAATCAAAATGTTTTAGACATAATTAAGAAAAACAATAATGGTATTACAATCAATCAATGAGAATACAAATACAACTTGTATGAAGAATTTAAAAAAAGTGTTGGCATAATTTAA
- a CDS encoding MFS transporter: MQNNLLEITINSIIFVIVFSCSLLFVFKLKNVTKGYKIFFISYVVFWIPLKLLRDYTSIIQNEINPHIVWLPLVMYGLVGIFIRPIADWLSLYIKNRKIILYMAVSIGIITFIPIIIYPSTETNIVQSVGVGIGASMIGTYELMFKEQYTKSKSFLTVSIMAFPPLIADFISAPIQSTIKIISSNTNQTLNLNIFIYLWVVGIVFYVITFIILFFVKEDRSKIGTTLNNIQLSGDKNKSSIKSIFLFVLVCLTGFFISFIKFSNSGSIATLTIQNLAQNMGIKDKIASIQAYLSTIFSLAQLLGTVFVANFLVKKTNKLISFSVGISLWILFQLIVIFNQNPYVYFGVSFFNGFAYGILYNLVLAYVLSMSFKTNKITPMGIYQSILSIGIASSSFLIPFLKDVLKNNQGYLIVNYSLLGSIVLLELIFATAYIFDIQIFKNKMIIKKEAL, encoded by the coding sequence ATGCAAAACAATTTATTGGAAATAACAATCAATTCTATTATTTTTGTAATTGTATTCTCTTGTTCATTATTATTTGTTTTCAAATTAAAAAATGTAACAAAAGGATATAAGATTTTTTTTATTTCTTATGTTGTTTTTTGAATTCCATTAAAATTACTTAGAGACTATACATCAATTATACAAAACGAAATAAATCCCCACATTGTCTGGTTACCTTTAGTAATGTATGGACTAGTTGGAATATTTATTAGACCAATTGCTGATTGGTTAAGTTTATACATAAAAAATAGAAAAATTATTTTATATATGGCAGTTTCAATTGGAATAATTACATTTATTCCAATAATTATATATCCAAGCACTGAAACAAATATAGTTCAATCTGTTGGAGTTGGTATTGGTGCATCAATGATTGGAACATATGAATTAATGTTCAAAGAACAGTATACAAAAAGCAAATCTTTTCTTACAGTTTCCATAATGGCATTCCCACCATTAATTGCTGACTTTATTAGTGCACCAATTCAATCTACAATTAAAATTATTTCATCAAATACCAACCAAACATTAAATTTAAATATATTTATATATTTATGGGTTGTGGGAATTGTATTTTATGTAATAACATTTATTATCTTATTTTTTGTTAAAGAGGACCGAAGTAAAATTGGAACAACACTTAATAACATTCAACTTAGTGGAGACAAAAATAAATCATCAATAAAAAGCATTTTCTTATTTGTATTAGTTTGTCTTACTGGTTTTTTTATATCATTTATTAAATTCTCAAACAGTGGATCTATTGCTACATTAACAATTCAAAATTTAGCGCAAAATATGGGAATTAAAGATAAGATTGCAAGTATTCAAGCTTATCTTTCTACAATATTTAGTTTAGCCCAATTATTGGGAACTGTATTTGTAGCAAACTTTTTAGTTAAAAAAACAAATAAGTTAATTTCTTTTTCTGTTGGAATAAGTTTATGAATATTGTTTCAATTAATTGTTATTTTTAACCAAAATCCTTATGTTTACTTTGGCGTTTCTTTCTTTAATGGTTTTGCTTATGGGATTTTATACAACCTTGTTTTAGCTTATGTTTTAAGTATGAGTTTTAAAACAAATAAAATTACTCCTATGGGTATTTATCAATCAATTTTATCAATAGGTATAGCATCAAGTTCTTTTTTAATTCCATTTTTAAAAGATGTTTTAAAAAACAACCAAGGTTATTTAATTGTAAATTATTCTTTACTTGGTTCAATTGTATTATTAGAGTTGATTTTTGCAACTGCATATATTTTTGATATACAAATATTTAAAAATAAGATGATAATAAAAAAAGAAGCACTTTAA
- a CDS encoding NAD(P)-dependent oxidoreductase, with protein MKIAWIGTGVMGINMILNIYKSNPDIKVFNRTKSKAEPLKTYGIQVCDSIAQTVHDADIVFTMVGYPKDVEEIYLKENGILKNIGEHTICVDMTTSSPSLAKKLYGLNENILDCPVSGGDIGAKNGTLSIMVGGKEQNFKKILPILNLLGKNITYFGEGGSGQNAKLANQISVAGTIACTVESLYYAQKKELDLNKIINSISTGAGSNWQIINNGPKILQNSFEPGFYIKHFIKDMKLIKEEIKPQKLKVLNTVLKMYKKLAKKGMENLGTQALIHYYNNN; from the coding sequence ATGAAAATAGCATGAATTGGGACTGGAGTTATGGGTATTAATATGATTTTAAATATCTATAAAAGCAATCCGGATATTAAAGTTTTTAATAGAACAAAATCAAAGGCTGAACCACTAAAAACTTATGGTATACAAGTTTGTGATTCAATAGCACAAACAGTTCATGATGCTGATATTGTTTTTACAATGGTTGGTTATCCAAAAGATGTTGAAGAAATATATTTGAAAGAAAATGGAATTCTTAAAAATATTGGTGAACACACAATTTGTGTTGATATGACAACTTCTTCTCCTTCTCTTGCTAAAAAACTTTATGGTTTAAATGAAAATATTTTAGATTGTCCAGTAAGTGGTGGAGATATAGGTGCTAAAAATGGTACATTATCAATAATGGTTGGTGGCAAGGAACAAAATTTTAAAAAAATACTTCCTATACTTAATTTATTAGGAAAAAATATAACTTATTTTGGTGAAGGTGGTTCTGGCCAAAATGCTAAGCTTGCTAATCAAATTAGTGTTGCAGGTACAATAGCTTGTACTGTTGAATCTTTATATTATGCTCAAAAAAAGGAATTAGATTTAAATAAAATAATAAATTCTATTTCTACAGGTGCTGGTTCTAATTGACAAATAATAAATAATGGTCCAAAAATTTTACAAAATAGTTTTGAACCAGGATTTTATATAAAACATTTTATAAAAGATATGAAACTTATAAAAGAGGAAATTAAACCACAAAAATTAAAGGTGTTAAACACTGTTTTAAAAATGTATAAAAAACTTGCTAAAAAAGGAATGGAGAATTTAGGCACCCAAGCTCTTATTCATTATTACAACAATAACTAA
- a CDS encoding protein kinase family protein has translation MSLEKAKKIFIENSEYGLNDIKNIKKIHHGFTNESYLFKLKNKQKYQIRIGGCNDIVSRTNEFNILKIIKNDLFVYLNEDGDGIKKWINGYTPKFIIKKKKLLKNLALKIKQLHSTDISKAENILYHDYYSFFEKSKSYIDQIDIDLYKKLIAKYNNLDLVLSHNDINPKNMIYDPKTKEIYLIDYEWGRINNRYWDIANFYRDSNLKLKDLNYITNLYGDLDIQTMYNFVYITTNFAIQWTYGMQETKKIIKYRKKLNKRIKSYRELVVL, from the coding sequence ATGAGTTTAGAAAAAGCAAAAAAAATATTTATAGAAAATTCAGAGTATGGTTTAAATGACATTAAAAATATAAAAAAAATTCATCATGGTTTTACAAATGAATCGTATTTATTCAAACTAAAAAACAAACAAAAATACCAGATTAGAATTGGTGGTTGCAATGATATTGTTAGTAGAACAAATGAATTCAATATATTGAAAATAATTAAAAATGATTTATTTGTATATTTAAATGAAGATGGTGATGGAATAAAAAAATGAATAAATGGATATACTCCAAAATTTATAATCAAAAAGAAAAAGTTATTAAAAAATCTTGCATTAAAAATTAAACAACTTCATTCAACTGATATAAGCAAAGCAGAAAATATCTTGTATCACGATTATTATAGTTTTTTTGAAAAATCTAAATCTTACATTGATCAAATTGATATTGATTTATACAAAAAATTAATAGCTAAATATAATAATTTAGATTTGGTTCTTTCTCATAATGACATCAATCCAAAAAACATGATATATGACCCAAAGACAAAAGAAATATATTTAATTGATTATGAATGAGGAAGAATAAATAACAGATATTGAGATATTGCAAACTTTTATAGAGATAGTAATTTAAAATTAAAAGATTTAAATTACATTACAAACTTGTATGGTGATTTAGACATTCAAACAATGTATAATTTTGTATATATAACAACAAATTTTGCAATTCAATGAACTTATGGAATGCAAGAAACAAAAAAAATAATTAAATATAGAAAAAAATTAAACAAAAGAATTAAATCATATAGAGAATTAGTTGTTTTATAA